In one window of Ptiloglossa arizonensis isolate GNS036 chromosome 5, iyPtiAriz1_principal, whole genome shotgun sequence DNA:
- the Brms1 gene encoding breast cancer metastasis-suppressor 1-like protein isoform X1 encodes MNLKLRQMPSVKDESEAEGEEMSHDSNESNQSSASCDSSAEHSDSDDSSEMDEDECERRRNECMENLVDLERQFTLLKEQLYRERITQVDTKLGEVRVGKSEEYLVPLERLKENMKTKTEVAGILKQYRLQNIQNKFLAEEQAALQNFESEKELIWDCIHNDLQDKIRRLEEDRNNVDIHADLWLNSTGRRRRSHTERRRAVSVAGPYIVYMLNDADILEDWALIKKSLSSRKTEII; translated from the exons a TGAACTTAAAACTTAGACAGATGCCAAGCGTTAAAGATGAATCAGAAGCAGAAGGGGAAGAAATGTCGCATGATAGTAATGAAAGTAACCAAAGCTCTGCATCATGTGACAGTAGTGCAGAACATAGTGATAGTGATGACTCTTCGGAAATGGATGAAGATGAATGTGAAAGGCGACGCAATGAATGTATGGAAAACTTAGTAGATTTGGAACGTCAATTTACTCTTCTTAAAGAGCA ACTTTACCGTGAAAGAATTACTCAAGTAGACACAAAATTAGGAGAAGTTCGGGTTGGAAAATCTGAAGAATATTTAGTACCACTGGAACGTTTAAAAGAAAACATGAAAACAAAAACAGAAGTAGCTGGAATACTAAAGCAATATAGattacaaaatatacaaaacaaatttttagcagaaGAACAGGCTGCattgcaaaattttgaaagtGAAAAAGAATTAATCTGGGATTGTATTCATAATGATTTACAAGACAAGATACGCAGACTGGAAGAAGATAGAAACAATGTTGATATCCATGCAGATCTATGGCTAAATTCAACTGGTAGAAGGCGTAGAAGTCACACTGAAAGGAGGAGGGCTGTTTCTGTTGCTGGGCCTTACATTGTTTACATGCTTAATGATGCAGATATTCTTGAGGATTGGGCATTGATAAAGAAAAGCCTAAGTAGTCGGAAAACTGAAATAATCTAA
- the Brms1 gene encoding breast cancer metastasis-suppressor 1-like protein isoform X2, with protein sequence MPSVKDESEAEGEEMSHDSNESNQSSASCDSSAEHSDSDDSSEMDEDECERRRNECMENLVDLERQFTLLKEQLYRERITQVDTKLGEVRVGKSEEYLVPLERLKENMKTKTEVAGILKQYRLQNIQNKFLAEEQAALQNFESEKELIWDCIHNDLQDKIRRLEEDRNNVDIHADLWLNSTGRRRRSHTERRRAVSVAGPYIVYMLNDADILEDWALIKKSLSSRKTEII encoded by the exons ATGCCAAGCGTTAAAGATGAATCAGAAGCAGAAGGGGAAGAAATGTCGCATGATAGTAATGAAAGTAACCAAAGCTCTGCATCATGTGACAGTAGTGCAGAACATAGTGATAGTGATGACTCTTCGGAAATGGATGAAGATGAATGTGAAAGGCGACGCAATGAATGTATGGAAAACTTAGTAGATTTGGAACGTCAATTTACTCTTCTTAAAGAGCA ACTTTACCGTGAAAGAATTACTCAAGTAGACACAAAATTAGGAGAAGTTCGGGTTGGAAAATCTGAAGAATATTTAGTACCACTGGAACGTTTAAAAGAAAACATGAAAACAAAAACAGAAGTAGCTGGAATACTAAAGCAATATAGattacaaaatatacaaaacaaatttttagcagaaGAACAGGCTGCattgcaaaattttgaaagtGAAAAAGAATTAATCTGGGATTGTATTCATAATGATTTACAAGACAAGATACGCAGACTGGAAGAAGATAGAAACAATGTTGATATCCATGCAGATCTATGGCTAAATTCAACTGGTAGAAGGCGTAGAAGTCACACTGAAAGGAGGAGGGCTGTTTCTGTTGCTGGGCCTTACATTGTTTACATGCTTAATGATGCAGATATTCTTGAGGATTGGGCATTGATAAAGAAAAGCCTAAGTAGTCGGAAAACTGAAATAATCTAA
- the Eno gene encoding alpha-enolase: MPIQSIKARQIYDSRGNPTVEVDLVTENGLFRAAVPSGASTGVHEALELRDNDKSKYHGKSVFKAVDNINNIITPELLKANLEVTQQTDIDNFLLKLDGTPNKSKLGANALLGVSLAVCRAGASKKGVPLYKYIAELAGNTNIILPVPAFNVINGGSHAGNKLAMQEFMILPTGAANFTEAMKMGSEVYHHLKAGIKKKFGLDATAVGDEGGFAPNILENKEALNLIIDAIKVAGYEGKIKIGMDVAASEFHKNGKYDLDFKNEKSDPNTYLEPQALKNLYLDFIKEFPIVSIEDPFDQDDWDSWTSITSSTPIQIVGDDLTVTNPERIKTAIEKKACNCLLLKVNQIGTVTESINAHKLAKSAGWGTMVSHRSGETEDTFIADLVVGLSTGQIKTGAPCRSERLAKYNEILRIEEGLGAAAKFAGEKFRNPHA; this comes from the exons ATGCCGATCCAAAGCATCAAAGCACGACAGATCTATGATTCTCGTGGTAACCCAACTGTAGAG GTTGATCTTGTCACAGAAAATGGCCTCTTTAGAGCTGCAGTACCATCTGGTGCTTCAACTGGTGTTCATGAAGCTTTGGAACTTAGAGACAATGATAAGTCAAAATATCATGGAAAATCTGTGTTCAAAGCTGTAGAtaacattaataatattattacaccTGAATTGTTGAAg GCAAATTTGGAAGTTACTCAACAAACAGACattgataattttcttttaaaacttGATGGCACACCAAATAAGTCAAAACTTGGTGCTAATGCACTTTTGGGTGTTTCATTGGCTGTTTGTAGAGCAGGAGCGTCTAAAAAAGGAGTGCCATTATATAA ATATATCGCAGAATTAGCCGGAAATACCAACATTATTCTGCCAGTTCCAGCTTTTAATGTTATTAATGGTGGTTCGCATGCTGGAAACAAATTAGCAATGCAGGAGTTCATGATTTTACCTACTGGGGCTGCTAATTTTACAGAAGCAATGAAGATGGGTAGTGAGGTCTATCACCATCTAAAAGCTGGTATCAAGAAGAAGTTTGGTCTTGATGCCACTGCTGTAGGTGATGAAGGTGGTTTTGCTCccaatattttggaaaataaagaagCATTAAATTTAATCATTGATGCTATCAAA gtTGCTGGATATGAAGGAAAAATTAAGATTGGTATGGatgttgctgcatctgaattcCACAAGAACGGAAAATACGATTTAGATTTCAAGAATGAAAAATCTGATCCTAACACATACTTGGAACCACAGGCCTTGAAGAACTTATACCTGGACTTTATTAAAGAATTCCCGATTGTTTCGATTGAAGATCCGTTTGATCAAGATGACTGGGACTCATGGACTTCCATAACATCTTCTACTCCTATTCAGATCGTGGGTGATGATCTTACTGTCACAAATCCTGAAAG GATTAAAACAGCTATTGAAAAGAAAGCTTGTAATTGCCTGTTATTGAAGGTCAATCAAATAGGTACCGTTACAGAATCAATTAACGCTCACAAACTTGCCAAGAGCGCTGGGTGGGGTACCATGGTGTCTCATCGTTCTGGAGAGACAGAAGACACGTTTATAGCTGATCTAGTTGTTGGACTTTCGACTGGTCAAATTAAAACTGGCGCACCTTGTCGTTCAGAACGTTTGGCTAAGTACAATGAGATTCTTCGTATTGAAGAAGGTTTGGGTGCGGCTGCCAAATTTGCAGGCGAGAAATTCCGTAATCCTCATGCTTAA